DNA sequence from the Stutzerimonas decontaminans genome:
CTGCGCCAATGTTGGCGTTGGCCGCATGCAGGCGAAACTCGGCTGCGATGATATCCGGGCGGCGTAGCAGCAGGTCGGCCGGCATGCCCACCGGCAATTCTGCGAACATGCGATCACTGCCGGGTTCATCCGTGATATCGGCCGGCAGCTCGGTGCCGAGCAACAGGCGCAGCAGGTTGGCATCCTGCGCGACCAGGCGCGAATAGCGGGCGAACTGCACGCGCGCCTGCTCCACCAGGCTGCGGGCCTGACGCACATCCAATGCCGATGCCGTGCCAACGTCGTGGGCGGCCTGCACCAGGCTCAGGCTTTTGCCATAGCTGTAGAGCGTGTCGTGGGTCAGCTCCAGCAGGCCCTGATCGGTGCGCCAGGTCAGGTAGGCCATCGCGACCTCGCTGACCAGCCCGATCTGCACGCTGCGTTGCGCCTCCTCGGTTGCCAGGTAGCGCGCCAGCGCGCCTTCCTCCAGGCTGCGCAGGCGACCGAAGAAGTCCAGCTCGTAGGCACTGACGCCAAGCGTTACACCGTACTGGCTGGCGATACCCGCCTCGCCGGTGTTCGCCAGGTCGGCCGGCAGACGCTGGCGCTGGCCGCTGCCGTCGATGCCGATGCTGGGGAACAGGTCGGAGCGGCTGATGCGGTATTGCGCGCGGTAGGCTTCGACGTTGAGCGCCGCCTGACGCAGGTCGCGGTTGTTTTCCAGCGAGAGGCCGATCAGGCGTTGCAGGGTCGGATCGACGAAGAACTGCCGCCAACCCAGCTCCGTGGCAGTGGTGCTCGCCGACACGCCCTGATCATAGGCCGCGCCTTCCGGCCACTGCGCCTGCACCGGCATGTCCGGGCGCTGGTAGTCCGGAATCAGGCTGCAGCCGGACAGCGCCAGCGTCATCGCGACGGTCAGATGCTTGAGTCTCATGCGGATTCTCCTTCGCCATCGGCCTGAGCCTTCTTGCGGCCTTCGAACAACTTGACCACCACCACATAGAACAGCGGCACGAAGAACACCGCGAGCACCGTGGCGGTGATCATCCCGCCGACCACGCCGGTAGCGACCGAGTGCTGGCTGCCGGCACCGGCGCCACTGGCCAGAGCCATGGGCAATACACCGAAGGTAAAGGCCAAGGAAGTCATGACGATCGGTCGCAGCCGCAGCCTGGCCGCATGAACGGCAGCATCGACCAGCGGCATGCCTTCCTTCTCATACAAATCCTTGGCGAACTCGACGATGAGGATGGCGTTCTTCGCCGACAGGCCGACCGTGGTCATCAGGCCAATCTGGAAGTAGACGTCGGCGTTCAGTTCACGCATTAGCGTGGCAAGTACCGCGCCGAGAATGCCCAGCGGAACCACCATCATCACCGACACCGGTACCGACCAGCTTTCATAAAGTGCAGCCAGGCAGAGGAACACGATTAGCACAGTCAGCGCATAAAGCATGGGCGCCTGGTCACCGGTCTGGATTTCCTCGTAGGACAGGCCGGTGTAGCTCAGGCCAATGCCGGGGGGCAGTTCCTTCATAATCTCGGCGATGGCGACCATGGCGTCGCCGGTGCTGTAGCCGGGTGCCGGCTCGCCGAGGATTGCCAGCGAAGAGATGCCGCCGTAGCGTTCCAGCTTCGGCGAGCCAAACACCCACTCGCCGGTGGCGAAGGCCGAGAAGGGCACCATCTCACCGAGGGTATTGCGCACGTACCACTTGCCGAAGTCTTCCGGCGAGATGCGCGAATCGTCTTGGCCCTGGATGTAGACACGCTTGACCCGGCCCTGGTCGATGAAGTCGTTGACGTACATCGAACCCCAGGCCGCGCTCATGGTTTCGTTGATTGAGGCGATGCTGACCTGCAGGGCGCGGGCTTTCTCGTCATTGATATTGACCTGGAACTGCGGCTCGTCGTCCTTGCCGTTGGGGCGCACCGCACGCAGATGCGGATGCTCGTTGGTCAACTGCAAGAACTGGTTGCGTGCGTCCATCAATGCTTCGTGGCCGAGGCCGGCGTTGTCCTGCAGATACAGGTTGAAGCCCATGGCGTTACCCATTTCCAGGATCGCCGGCGGCACGAAGGCCATGACGGTGGCGTCCTTGACCTGAGCGAAGTGGGCGTTGGCGCGCTCGGCGATGCTGAACACGTCTTGGCCCTCGGCCGAGCGCTGGTCCCAGTCCTTGAGCATGACCAGGCTGAGGCCCGAGTTCTGCCCGCGGCCGGCGAAGTTGAAGCCGTTGACGTTCAGCACGTGCTCGATCAGCTCGTCTTCCTCGCTCTTCAGGTAGTCCTGCACCTGGGTGAGGACCGCTTCGGTGCGCTCGGCGGACGAGTTCACCGGCATCCGCACCTCCACCATCATCAACCCCTGGTCCTCGTTGGGCAGGAACGCCTTGGGAATCTGGGTGAACAGGTAGCCAGTGCCGGCGGTGATCAGCACGAACGCCAGCAGGTAGCGGCCGCGATGCTTGAGCATGCCGCCCACGCCGCGCTCGAAGCGGTTGGTGCCGCGGTCGAAGATGCGGTTGAACCAGCCGAAGAAGCCTTTTTTCTCGTGATGGGCATCGCCCTTGGGCTTCTTCAGGAGGGTGGCGCACAGCGCCGGGGTGAAGATCAGTGCCACCAGTACCGAGAGGCTCATGCAGAGCACGATCGTCACGGCGAACTGCTTGTAGATGATGCCTGCCGAGCCGCCAAAGAAGGCCATGGGCACGAACACTGCCGAGAGCACCAAGCCGATACCCACCAGCGCACCCTGGATCTGCCCCATGGATTTGCGCGTGGCTTCCAGTGGTGTCAGCCCTTCCTCATGCATCAGGCGCTCGACGTTTTCCACCACCACGATGGCGTCGTCCACCAGCAGGCCGATGGCCAATACCATGGCGTACATGGTCAGCACGTTGATACTGATGCCGAAGTAGGGCAGCAGCGCGAAGGCGCCGAGCAGCACCACCGGCACCGCCAGGGTCGGAATCAGCGTGGCGCGGAAGTTCTGCAGGAACAGGTACATCACCAAAAAGACCAGCACCACCGCTTCGATGATGGTGTGGATCACCGAACTGATCGAGGCCTCCACCACTGGCGTGGTGTCGTAGGGATAGATCACCTCGATGCCTTCGGGCAGATAGACTTTCTGCTTCTCCATCTCGGCCTTCACGGCTTCTACGGTTTCAAGCAGGTTACCGCCGGAGGCCAGACGCAGGGCCAGGCCGGCCGAAGGCTTGCCGTTATGGGTACTCGAGATAGAGAAGTTGTCGGCACCCAGCGCGACCTCAGCCACGTCCTTGACGCGGATCTGCGAGCCGTCGGTTTTGACCTTGACCAGGATCTCCTCGAATTCGGCAGGAGTGGTCATGCGAGTCTTACCCAGCACCGTGGCGTTGAGCTGCACACCGGTGCGGGTCGGCAAACCGCCGAGCTGGCCGGAGGAGACCTGTACGTTCTGCTCGCGGATAGCGTCGGCAACATCGCCTGGAGTCAGCTGGTAACTGTTGAGCTTGGCCGGATCAAGCCAGATGCGCATGGCATTGGGTGAGCCGAACAACATGTAGTCACCCACGCCGTCGATGCGCGAAATCGGGTCCTGCAACTGCGAAGCGATCACGTTGCCGAGGTCGAAGTTGCTCATCTTGCCGGTGCTGTCCGCCAGCCCGATGATCAGGAAGAAGTTCTGCTGGTACTTCACCACGCGCAGCCCTTGGCGCTGCACTTCCTCAGGCAGCCTGGGTGTAGCCAGCTGCAGTTTGTTCTGCACCTGGACCTGGGCGATATCCGGGTCGGTGCCCTGCTCGAAGGTCACGATGATGGTCATGCTGCCGTCGGAGGCGCTTTCGGCGGACATGTAGCGGAAGCCGTCGAGGCCGCTGAGTTGCTGCTCGATCACCTGCACCACGGTGTCCTGCACGGTCTGCGCCGAGGCGCCGGGGTAGGTGACCTGGATCGAGACTGCAGGGGCAGCGATGTTCGGGTACTGGCTGATCGGCATTTTCACCAGCGATAACGCGCCGGCGAGCATGGCCACGATGGCCAAAACCCAGGCGAAGATTGGCCGGTCGATGAAAAAACGGGACATGAACGTCTAGCTCCTCAGTTGGCCGCGGCGGCGGTGGGCTCGCCAAATTCGGCAACCAGCTGAACGTTGCTGGCCTCCACCGGCTTGACCGTGACGCCACTACGGGCGTGCTGGGTGCCTTCGGTGATCACGCGTTCGCCGTCGGCGACGCCCTTGCCGATCAGCCAGGCATTGCCGACCGTGCGCAGGGTCTCGACTTCGCGGCGCTCGACACTATTGTCCTGCTTGACCACCCAGACGCTGGGCACGCCACGCACGTCGCGGCTCACCGCTTGTTGCGGCACCAGAATGGCGTTTTGCTGAACGCCTTCCTGCAGCAGGGCCTGGACGAACATGCCGGGCAGTAGCTTGCGGTCTGGGTTGGGGAATTCGGCGCGCAGGGTGACCGAGCCAGTGGTGGGGTCGACGCTGACTTCGGAGAATTTCAGCGTGCCGGTCAGCGGATAAGCGCTGCCGTCATCCAGGGTCAGGCTGACCTGCGCCTGGTCTTCGCCGGCGCGTTGAAGGCGCCCTGTTTCCAGGGCTCGCTGCAGTTCGAGCAGCTTGGTAATGGGCTGGGTCACGTCCACGTAAATGGGGTCGAGCTGCTGCACCGTGGCCATTTCCTGCGCCTGGCCGTTGGTCACCAGTGCGCCCTCGGTGACCCGCGAGCGACCGATGCGGCCGGAAATCGGCGACAGCACCTTGGTGTACTGCACGTCGATGCTGGCTACCTGTACTTCGGCCTGGGCCTGTTTCCAGGCGGCCATGGCGTCGTCGTACTGCTGGCGGCTGACGGCATTGGTCTTGACCAGGCGCTCATAGCGCTTGGCCAGGTTTTCCGCCGTGACCAGGTTGGCCTTGGCGCGGGCCAGGCGTGCCTCATAGGTGCGTGCGTCGATCTGGTACAGCTGCTGGCCCTGCTCGACCTCCGTGCCCTCGGTGAACAAACGTTTCTGAACGATGCCGTTGACCTGCGGCCGCACCTCGGCGACACGGTACGAGGCGGTACGTCCCGGCAGTTTGGTGGTCAGTGTCAACGCCTGTGCCTCGACCTGATAGACCCCCACTTCCGGCGGCGGCGCCGCGGTTTGCGTCTTGTCCGACTCCACGCAGCCGGCCAGCAACAGTGCCGCCAGCGGAACGGAATGCCATGCGCGCGATTTAGCTTTTCGGTGATTCACCTGTTGTCTCCCCTCAAATGCACAAAGGCTGTACCATATAGCGATTCAGTGTATCACTATACAGTTCAGTAGAGACAACTCGGAATATGTAACAGGCCTGAACAAGGAACTGGCAACTCCGGTCCGCGACGTTGAAGAATGCCTGTTCACTCTTGCGAAGCTGCTGGAAAATCCCCGCAACCCAAGTGGGCGTAGTACATAAGAGGATGCTATGACACAGACAGACCAGGCCGCTGAAGCCGGCCGGCACAACGGTATTCAGGTAATCGCCCGCGCAGGAGCGATCATGCGGGCCCTGGGCGACAACCCCCAGGGACTGAGCCTGGCTGCTATCGCGCAGATCGTCGACCTGCCCCGCTCCACGGTGCAGCGCATCATCACCGCGCTGGAGGCCGAGTACCTGGTCGAGACCCTTGGCCCCAGTGGCGGCTTCCGCCTGGGGCCGGCACTCGGGCAGCTGATCAGCCAGACCCAGACGGACATCATCACGTTGCTCAAGCCCTACATGCTCGAGCTCTGCGAGCAGTTGGGCGAGTCGGTTTGCGTCAGCACGCTGGTCGGCGCGAAAGCCTACGTGGTCGACCGCGTCGTGGCCGAGCGTGAGCTACGTGTCGTGTTTCCCATTGGTATCAAGGCGCCGGCCTACGCGACCGCGAGCGGCAAGGCGCTGCTGGCGGTCCTGGCCGATGAGTGGCTGCAACAGATGCTGCCCGACCCGCTGCCGATCGTGACTCCATGCACGCCTGACCGGATTACGCTGCTTAAGCAGCTCGGCCAGATCGCTGAGGGCGCCGTTGCCGAAGAGCATGGCGAGCTGATTGAAGGACTCAGCTCGTTTGCGATCACGCTGGAAACCTATTTGGGCCGGTACTCGATCGCAATCGTCGGACCGACAGCGCGGCTAGTGACTCGTCGTGAGCCATTTCAACAGGCGCTGCACCGCTGCCAGCAGAGCGTCGAGCGGGCGATCGGTCGGCGCGCCACGCATACATCCTGAGAGGCGAAAGCATGGCCAGACGAACCGCCGCTGAAGCGGAGCTGACCCGACGCAAGATTCTGGGATTTGGGGAGCAATGGAACCAAAACCCAACGTAGGCCCGCCGCGAACGTCCAGTTGAAGTACGCCCTAACTAGGCGTCAGGCCGGAACCTTGGGCCGCGTCAGGATAGGGCCGATTCCAGCATTTTCTGACGCCTCGCCGGCAACCTCTAGGGCCTCAACCTGACAGGCCGTACGCTTAACGTACGATTTTTTCCGTTTTCTCTATCGTCCCCTTCAAGCGACACCGGCTCACCCAGGTTGCTCTGGGCGCTGGCATAGCCAATCAGCGTGGTCACCTTCTCGCGAGCCTGCTCCTCGGACAAGTCCTCGCTCTCCACGTATTCGCTGAACGCCTTGAGCAGCGTGCGGGTTTCGCTGGGGCCGTCAATTCCCTCCTGACATCCAATGAAGTCGCGGAAGTAGTCCGAAACCTTCCGGCCGTTCTTACCCTTGATGAAGGAGATGTACTGCCGGGACTGCTTGTTGTTCTGCCACTCGGAGAGGTTGATACGTGCAGCCAGGTGCAGTTGGCCAAGGTCCAGATGCCGGGCAGGCGCCACGTCCAGCGCATCGGTCACGGTCAAACCCTCGCTGTGGTGCAGCAGCGCGATGGCCAGGTAATCGGTCATGCCCTGCTGGTAGTGGGCAAACAGCACATGCCCCCCGGTGGACAGGTTGGATTCTTCCATCAGCTTCTGCAGATGCTCGACGGCCTGGTGGCTGAAAGCGGTGAAGTCGGTAGTGCCGTCCAGGTACTGACTCAGCCAGCCGCTGAACGGGTACGCGCCGGATGGCTCATGGAACAGACCCCAGCCCTTGCCGGCCTTGGCGTTGTACCCGTGGTTGAGATCCGCCAGCAGATTCTCCGTTGCCTGGGAAACGGGCAATTCCGTGTCACGGGGATGAAGAACTGCCGGCGTTCCGTCCGGTTTCTTGTCGATCTGGTGGACGATGATGTGATTGATTGGCATGGATGATCCCTTGTCGTGGTGGTGTTTTTCTTCTGGTGCTGGCGGGTTGGCCTGCGTCGGTCAGCGCTGCCTGGTGCCGAACATCGACCGCAAAAGGCTTCCCAACCAGGAAAAGAGGCCCAGCTGAACGCGCGCCATTCGGCACCAGACTCCATCGACCTGAGTGGTTAAGCTGCCGTCATCATGCAGGCGCACCAGAAATGAGGTGCCGGAACGGCAGCTGGCACAAACTCCGACAGCCTCAACGGTGTAGCAGCGGAGGGCCTGGCGGATGACGGCACCGCGCATGAACCCGCTCGGGATGTCCTCACCGCACCCCGCGCAGCGGCCTTCGAAGTCCTGCCACGTTTGGCCGTTCTCGAACTCGACCGGCATCTGGCTGGCGATAGTGGGCATTTCGATCAGCTCGATGTCGCGCGGGCGCAGCGGGAGGCGTTGGCTCATGTCAGTTCCTTGGTCGGCGTAGCCACGGCCGGATGTGCCGGGATCGCGTGAGGCATGAAATGCGAGACGGTATCCTCGTCTGCAAATTTGCCGAGGTTGTAAGGGTCAACAGCGGCGAAATCCAACACCAGGGAACCGTCATCGTCCGTCCAGATCTGGAACCAGACTAGGGCGACGAATTGCTCATGCTCACCTGTGTGGACGCCAACCGGGCTCCCGTCATCGCTGGCACACACATCCCATACCGGCCGGGTGCCTGCGACCCAGTACAGGCCCGATTCGGGCGGCGCGTTGTAGTCGAACGCCTGCCAGGCCGGCGCCGGGCTGAAGCACTGTTGGCGCTGATTCCAGCGGATATCGGCATCGCCCATGCCAGGTTCTGATTGCGTCACTCGCGCCGCGCAGCCGGTGCATGCCACGACATTGGAGTTGATCCGGTCAGTTTCCTTGGCGGGGCTCCCGCAGAAAGGGCAGGGCTTGAGTGGCTTCAATGCATTACGGCCTCTCATTTGGC
Encoded proteins:
- the tbtM gene encoding multidrug efflux RND transporter outer membrane channel subunit TbtM, translated to MRLKHLTVAMTLALSGCSLIPDYQRPDMPVQAQWPEGAAYDQGVSASTTATELGWRQFFVDPTLQRLIGLSLENNRDLRQAALNVEAYRAQYRISRSDLFPSIGIDGSGQRQRLPADLANTGEAGIASQYGVTLGVSAYELDFFGRLRSLEEGALARYLATEEAQRSVQIGLVSEVAMAYLTWRTDQGLLELTHDTLYSYGKSLSLVQAAHDVGTASALDVRQARSLVEQARVQFARYSRLVAQDANLLRLLLGTELPADITDEPGSDRMFAELPVGMPADLLLRRPDIIAAEFRLHAANANIGAARAAFFPSIRLTAAAGTLSGELDGLFEGGSGTWSFMPQINIPIFTAGRLKANLDYAEVQKDINIAEYEQTIQTAFREVADGLAARGTFEEQLQAQADLTTTTQEYLELAQQRYDEGVDNYLAVLDAQRELFSAQQQLLSDRLLQLNSEVQLFRALGGGWTENIAHRDESAQ
- the tbtB gene encoding multidrug efflux RND transporter permease subunit TbtB, with the translated sequence MSRFFIDRPIFAWVLAIVAMLAGALSLVKMPISQYPNIAAPAVSIQVTYPGASAQTVQDTVVQVIEQQLSGLDGFRYMSAESASDGSMTIIVTFEQGTDPDIAQVQVQNKLQLATPRLPEEVQRQGLRVVKYQQNFFLIIGLADSTGKMSNFDLGNVIASQLQDPISRIDGVGDYMLFGSPNAMRIWLDPAKLNSYQLTPGDVADAIREQNVQVSSGQLGGLPTRTGVQLNATVLGKTRMTTPAEFEEILVKVKTDGSQIRVKDVAEVALGADNFSISSTHNGKPSAGLALRLASGGNLLETVEAVKAEMEKQKVYLPEGIEVIYPYDTTPVVEASISSVIHTIIEAVVLVFLVMYLFLQNFRATLIPTLAVPVVLLGAFALLPYFGISINVLTMYAMVLAIGLLVDDAIVVVENVERLMHEEGLTPLEATRKSMGQIQGALVGIGLVLSAVFVPMAFFGGSAGIIYKQFAVTIVLCMSLSVLVALIFTPALCATLLKKPKGDAHHEKKGFFGWFNRIFDRGTNRFERGVGGMLKHRGRYLLAFVLITAGTGYLFTQIPKAFLPNEDQGLMMVEVRMPVNSSAERTEAVLTQVQDYLKSEEDELIEHVLNVNGFNFAGRGQNSGLSLVMLKDWDQRSAEGQDVFSIAERANAHFAQVKDATVMAFVPPAILEMGNAMGFNLYLQDNAGLGHEALMDARNQFLQLTNEHPHLRAVRPNGKDDEPQFQVNINDEKARALQVSIASINETMSAAWGSMYVNDFIDQGRVKRVYIQGQDDSRISPEDFGKWYVRNTLGEMVPFSAFATGEWVFGSPKLERYGGISSLAILGEPAPGYSTGDAMVAIAEIMKELPPGIGLSYTGLSYEEIQTGDQAPMLYALTVLIVFLCLAALYESWSVPVSVMMVVPLGILGAVLATLMRELNADVYFQIGLMTTVGLSAKNAILIVEFAKDLYEKEGMPLVDAAVHAARLRLRPIVMTSLAFTFGVLPMALASGAGAGSQHSVATGVVGGMITATVLAVFFVPLFYVVVVKLFEGRKKAQADGEGESA
- the tbtA gene encoding multidrug efflux RND transporter periplasmic adaptor subunit TbtA; translation: MNHRKAKSRAWHSVPLAALLLAGCVESDKTQTAAPPPEVGVYQVEAQALTLTTKLPGRTASYRVAEVRPQVNGIVQKRLFTEGTEVEQGQQLYQIDARTYEARLARAKANLVTAENLAKRYERLVKTNAVSRQQYDDAMAAWKQAQAEVQVASIDVQYTKVLSPISGRIGRSRVTEGALVTNGQAQEMATVQQLDPIYVDVTQPITKLLELQRALETGRLQRAGEDQAQVSLTLDDGSAYPLTGTLKFSEVSVDPTTGSVTLRAEFPNPDRKLLPGMFVQALLQEGVQQNAILVPQQAVSRDVRGVPSVWVVKQDNSVERREVETLRTVGNAWLIGKGVADGERVITEGTQHARSGVTVKPVEASNVQLVAEFGEPTAAAAN
- the tbtR gene encoding tribuytltin resistance regulator TbtR, yielding MTQTDQAAEAGRHNGIQVIARAGAIMRALGDNPQGLSLAAIAQIVDLPRSTVQRIITALEAEYLVETLGPSGGFRLGPALGQLISQTQTDIITLLKPYMLELCEQLGESVCVSTLVGAKAYVVDRVVAERELRVVFPIGIKAPAYATASGKALLAVLADEWLQQMLPDPLPIVTPCTPDRITLLKQLGQIAEGAVAEEHGELIEGLSSFAITLETYLGRYSIAIVGPTARLVTRREPFQQALHRCQQSVERAIGRRATHTS